GAAATGCTTTCATGTTGTAGTCGGACGACGAACATCTGATGCTGGATATATCACGCGAATACTTGTTTAATTAGTTCAACACATTGTTATAAGGAGGGGGCAGAAATTGTGAGCAATTTGATGTAGTCTGACTCACTAGCAAATCGGCTATCAAATTGCGAGCGAGCATTTAGGATTCGAAAACTACACTCTTTTCGAAACTAAAAAAACCGAAGTATTGCTATGtatttcaaaattatcaaaaagaGAAATTTATGAATCAGATGATTGAGTTAAAAGAGTATTCCTACGgcattttaaaaagtaaaataacataaaaaatgtCTTGTGCTGAATTATCTAAACAGGTACTTTAGCGTAAATTATATATACTCTGGCACAACTGTAATGGCTTGAATAGCTCGAAGTCGAACTTATCAATCCTAGGTTTGCTTGCACCCATTGTTCATCATTCTAAACACGATTGCCGTTTATCTAATGAAAACTGCCTTCAAAATGGCCATTTTTTTTCAAGGAAAATTACAGTCGTTGTGAAGAtgaagtttttaatttgagtatCAAAGGAAAAAATATACCTCGACTGCAGCAGCTAAACGCAGAATAGAAGCCTCACACCATGGACGGCCGATGAGTTGCAGGCCGATGGGAAGACCTTGCTTATCGTACCCAACCTGGATAGTCAAAATTTTGGAAGCAAAAGGAGGAAAATAGAAGCCGGTAGTTAGAAGGTACAGAGTGAGAGGTGAATTTAAGCCAgcattttttatttctttgtcCTTAAAAGGGATTCAGATATACTCTTCGCTTTTAGCACACCATGAAGTAGGGCGGATGGAGCAAGCAGAATTGCCTAAAATCTTCAAATTTTATgaatggttgcattaaaattttaactttgCACCTAAAATATCGAGATTTAATTCCCTAATCAGCATTCCATAATTAGAGCATGCCAAGACATCAACAAAAAGTAGAGCAAACTGAAAAACTTTTTATACACTtcacacaaaacatattgataaGTCTTATATAAACCTGTTGCAAGTGTAATTTTAAAACGGTAATTTTCTATTTTATCGCCATCCTTCAGAGCCCAATTTCAAAATCATctctttatatttttaaattcttcCATATCATCCCCCTCCAGCAACTTTCAGAGAATATTTCCTGCCATTGAAGGGAATTATAGTAATGCTGGtcctttaatattatttaaaactcCTTTCCGCTCCATAATTTCAAAATCCTCCTtgtttttgaatatatatatatatatttttttacaacAATGTCATGGCAGAGAGCAATTATAGCACTTACAGGCACAGATATTGCTGGAAGCCCAAGAAGATTTGCTAATGTGACAAACCGCATTAGATTTCCTGTTGGATGAAGGAATTCATTAGCAGACACAATTTACAATTATACTTCAATAATTGACATCAGATACATTTGTTTAGATCTACTGGCATCATTAGTGAAAGGTTAAATTAGCTCATCGGTCATTATGCTTAAAGAGATCATATGATGAATTAAGATAGGTTAAAGAATGAATATACAGGAACGAACTGAACTTGAAATGAACATATGAGAGAAAACTTTGATGACTGTGCTTGAAATAAAACCAGAGTTGAACATTTATGTTTGTCAGAGACACAGTGACAAAGAGGAAGATAGTAGACTAAAAAAAGATGGACCTGATACTAATTTAGGCACGATTCAAGTGATTGGGAGATTATGGATAAGAGAGATCCAACCCCAACAAGTTTGGATTAAATTTTGTTGGCTATGCATAACCAAATAGCACCAGAATCAATATTTTTCGGTTGATACCATATTTATTCTCTATTGACATAATGAGAGACATAGAATGTCTTGATGTTTAGAAACTTGGAGAAAACAGTTACTAGTGAAAAGTAAAATTTATGTGGCATTTAGGGAACTAAAAGAGCAACATCAGATAAGAGGAGAAATTTTCTTGAAGCAAAACTAACCTGCAACttgcaaatctgcaaaatttatgagATGCAACAAAACTAACCTGCAACTTGCAAATCTGTCTCTCCAGATTTAAGTGCAGCTGGAGGTATTACAGGTGCTGTCATCCTAAAGAATAAGCATCATATTAACCACTTTAAATAATTCAGGAGATAAAATCTTATTCTACAAAACATGAACATTTACGCAAGAAGATACACAATTTCTGTTAAAAGTAGTGTAAACAAGAATAGATATGAGAACTATTTAGTTGTAAAAGAACAGACCTTATGATGTTGGGGTTTAGGATATTGGAATAATGTGtacaagaaaattttatttcctTGAAGCTTTACAGTGAATTTGTTGCTAGTCAGAGAAAGTAATCTCAGGAAAGACTCCAACCCTGTCCCCAACCATTATTTTGTATTTCTCACTTTTAAAAATGTCTCATAAATGTAATTATACATGCTATTTTCCATGTCATTATATTTTAAAGTCAATTCTGAAAAGAAAAGTCCATTTTTTCTCTACCCTGTCCTCAAAAAGATACAAACCACGTGTCGTTACCACAGTATCGTACATAATTTGTGGATTCTAACAGCAAAGGGTTTTATGGAGCAGGAGAAGTTACTTTATGATATATATCAAATACCAGTCTAGAGCATGAGACAAATAAACACAATCAGACAAAAGAAACACAATAAACAAGCAATTCTAAACCAAAAATGATATGCATATAAAAAGCTTTTGGCAATCAGAAGTTGCAGCCATTAAATGATGAATGAACCATACATGCAAAAAGTGGTATCAAATGTTTTTAGTAAACAAATGTTCCAGAAATTGGTGTATGGATGAACCCATGCAAATGTCTAGCAACAATGCATATTCATGGAAAAATATATTAACCACATCAAGAAGCCTTATTTCATCATACCCCGTCGTTGGAGTaataataaaatccaccttCTTAAATATATCCGTAAGGTAGAGCATTATCCTTCTCCTACAATAAACAAGACAAAACTAGAGATTTTAAAATACGGATTGGAAATATTGGTCAAGTAACAGCATGCTTGATAGACAGAAAATCACCACTAGAATTATAAAAGTGAACAAAAAGGAGGCCTATCAAAGAACTGTCTCAACAAtttcaataaatataaatataataaatgcaTCTTTAGCAGACCCAGACCTATCGCCGGGATAATGGATTATTGTAACCCACAACCATAAAATTGACAATCACGACTGACCTGAGACATTGAGCTGCAACATAATCCGATGCTGTGAAGGACCGAAAAAGTGCCAGGTTTATCCGCGTGTCATCTGTAAACTTCGTTCGTTTACTAAAGAAAAGCAATTATCATTCAGATATCTGTTTACTATCACCGAGATATTTCACTCACATATATTGAACCTTCTGAAGTGAATTCAAGTTCGGAACCTACATAGTAAACAGAAAAAGGAACATACCCATCTTCAAAATCAGGATTCAACCCACACACTGATTCAGACCCAATTGAAACAATATGGGCATTGCGCATCTCATGAAGCTCTGGAATTACAATCTCCACTGTCTTTTGCAGAAAGAGAAAACCCACTCAAAGCAGGAAAAGTTTATGTGGCACCACCAACAAATATCTAAGTTGAGATATGATGCAGTATTCTTATAATGAAGATAATATTAAATCTCTAAAATTTGGCAATTAACCAGAGAAAAGGAACTGATCAATCATGATAGAAGAGCTGTGCACCTTGCACCCATGTGTCTCATTTAAACGATTTATCACGTCCTCACACTTCTCGGTAATATCAGTCGAGAAAACATCATTAAACCACTGCAGTGAGGGCATTACACCGGTTAAATGAAATTTGAATGGTCAGGTCGAAAGGTTTCTAGTACAAGAAGCTAGTGAACACCTCACCTCGGTGTACTTTCCCAACTTTAGTGATCCCAGAAAGTTTGAACTTTTGTGCGAAGATAAGATAGGTACCTGGGGGATTGACTGCAAAAGTACAAAAGTCATTTAATTTCATcaacaaaaaaaagaaaattctaATTTGAACTTcgaaaaaaaggaaaatttcctGCTGTAACTATCTTAACATTACAGATTTTATTCgctcaaacaaaaaaaaaggaCATTACAGATTTGAAAATAGTTAGCAAGTTTGAAGAATGTCAGTCAGCATTACAATGTTAGAAAATGAGATATTGCAGTAACATGCTCAGAAATGAATTGAGAAAATCAAAGAACAAAAGTATTTCTCAAGCAATTACAGGTTTCAAAGCAATTCTATCTGCAGCTGAGGATCCCAAAATTGCCGAATACCTGAAAGTGATCGTACAGATATTAGGAAGTATCAGTTTCCCAGTAAAACAAAATTAAGGTCAACTATTCAACAAGTGCGCATGTAAAATTAGTGCTTCATTGGAGACAGTGATGTAATAATATAAGAATTTATGGATAGAGAAACTCTCAGATTAAGTGTATCATGATTCAAGGAATTCGGCAGAATAAAACTGCCCAGTAAAATAGTTATTTTCCAAAACAGCAGAAATAATATGATGGTGATAGTCCAGATCCATGATGAACTCCTAGAGAGGACATACACCAAAGAGGTCAATAAGTGGATGGGAGGAGAATAGATTTAAAAAACTCGTCCCACTAGGACTGAAAGATCAACTTTTTTCTGCATGTAGCGCAGTCGCCTAGATGATACTTTTTCATTACCTTTACAGTAAACATTAACAACTATTAGCTTAGAATAGATTATATGCACATTTACCATTAAAGCTTAAGTTAATCAACAAGAGCAAAaccacaatttaattaaaaactggATGGAACCGATTGTTTGTATTTGTGAAACGCCACAACAAAGTATTCACTCATACCAAGATGGTAGAAACCTATATTTCAAGAATATCAAGGTATGATTACTTACACAAGTATCGCATCCTCAACAGTAGTTGTGAGAGGTCCAATAATCTCCACTGTCCCCGAATCACATATAGATCTGTCAAATTATTAGAAAACTCGAAAGTGAATGTTCCAATATCAAAAAGGGTATTTTCTATTAAATCTattgttaaaaaatattttgagattcAATGTGACAATTTGATGAAGAAATCATGAAAAAAGGACTAGGACGCACCAGACAACATGTGCAAGAACAGCTTTCCATTATAGGTTTTGTACAATAAAATGAGAGGGCTATAGTTACTACAAAATATCTAGGAGCCAAATATGTCAGGAAAAACTTCAGCTAATGCATCTCATAAAGTGAAGTTGCTACAAATACTGAAATGGAAATTTAGTTTGCACAATTCAAAACCAtgcagtaaaataaataaattctcgTGTTAAACTAATTATCACCAGTTTTGAACTGTTCCATGGTTCCACGGATTAGCAAACTGATGACTCTAGAGCAATTAGATCGAAAAAGAAATCGAAAAAGAAATCGAAATTATTCATGTTGGAAATTATTACTGGGttggaatatatatcatttaagTTTAGAAAGATTCACAATTAGTACTTTCCAGGATGTGTCAGCATATAGCTGTCAATTCTGGAACTATTAACTTAACATGCAATATAAATCTGAAAAACAAATTGAAAAGGACATTTTTGCATTCTGACAAAATTACCAGAAGTGTCATTCTTCATCATGAAAGTGAATAAGTACAATCTATGAAAATATGATGTCCTTGATCATACCCTATCATACTGGTCCTTCCATATGTCGATTTCAGTCCCACAACACCACATAAAGATGATGGAATTCGAACAGAACCTGTAATTTTTAAATCGAAATAGATTGAATCATGGTCATTTTTGAAAAACTATATGTGGTACAAATGGACAACCTCCTCCATCTGTTCCTAATGCAGCTGAACATAATCCAGCGGCTACAATTGCCGCAGGTCCTGAGGATGATCCACCCGTATATCTTTCAGGAGCATGTGGATTTCTAGTGGTCCTACATGCACAAATAAACGTTTTGTTCAAAAGTTACAGAAATCAAGTTCGAAAAGTGGTTTCATTTTCAGGTGGACAGACTCAATATTCTTTAATTAACAAAATGCCAGTGACCTCACCATCTGTGAAGTTTAATAGATAGCAAAGGCTTATAAACCAGATTTTAACAGGATAAATCAAATACTTGCATTGAATTAAAACTTAAAAGATTCATAATCACAGCATTTTATAAAGATCCATAATCAAAGGCATGCTTTTTTCACAAATTGCTATTTGAACTAGGTATATCGTTTATTGCACTATATGCCACAAGA
This sequence is a window from Primulina tabacum isolate GXHZ01 chromosome 17, ASM2559414v2, whole genome shotgun sequence. Protein-coding genes within it:
- the LOC142531688 gene encoding fatty acid amide hydrolase, producing MVKKKVMLPADEVDLATVKYQCEIIEAPHLTGFWLKLFVQVVETSIIGPLIISHLKKENKMVEMLKNTVIPEAPMFKPEFPPQEPETEVIPLEEDGKPEERVELALKCLPEYDPAKSWTSDSSDPFRYWSIRDYAYAYRSKLTTPSIVAERFISAIDEFKNKKPPTPLLISYDPGNIRKQAAASTRRFEEGNPLSILDGIFMAIKDDIDCCPYPSNGGTTFFHEIRLVEEDAASVAKLRCCGVILVGKANMHELGLGTTGNNPNYGTTRNPHAPERYTGGSSSGPAAIVAAGLCSAALGTDGGGSVRIPSSLCGVVGLKSTYGRTSMIGSICDSGTVEIIGPLTTTVEDAILVYSAILGSSAADRIALKPSIPQVPILSSHKSSNFLGSLKLGKYTEWFNDVFSTDITEKCEDVINRLNETHGCKTVEIVIPELHEMRNAHIVSIGSESVCGLNPDFEDGKRTKFTDDTRINLALFRSFTASDYVAAQCLRRRIMLYLTDIFKKVDFIITPTTGMTAPVIPPAALKSGETDLQVAGNLMRFVTLANLLGLPAISVPVGYDKQGLPIGLQLIGRPWCEASILRLAAAVEELCSTTKKKPLQYYDMLKGN